One Nostocoides sp. HKS02 genomic window carries:
- a CDS encoding DEAD/DEAH box helicase, giving the protein MSSDARTPPPGRPPFDPVSVLAGLTRAAGEERLLHVHEVPARAASLAPWPDWVDPSVYAACAGAGVTSLWEHQRAAADLAHAGSHVVMATGTASGKSLGYLLPVLSALVAGSDAPTGRGATALYLSPTKALAADQLARITSMAVPGVRAATYDGDTPTEERRWIRDHAQLVLTNPDLVHHSLLPLHERWAPFLRALRYVVIDECHVYRGVFGSHLAALLRRLRRVCARYGSFPTFVLASATVRDPGGHASRLVGLPVEAVTRDGSPREAMTFALWEPGTLSDGEGRRSATSEAADLLAELVAQRVQTVAFARSRAGVEALATSARRTLSERAPHLEGAVAAYRGGYLPEERRALERSLRDGSLVGLAATNALELGIDISGLDAVLLAGWPGTRASLWQQAGRAGRAGTRSLAVFVAADDPLDTYVVHHPDVVFGQPVEATALDPDNPHVLAPHLAAAAAELPLREADLPMFGPSAAGLLEVLVARGILRRRPNGWYWARTDRASDHVSLRGAGEVVGIVEQRTGRVLGTIDEASAHSQAHTGAVHVHQGDTFVVTELDLEGGTASVVRGDPGWSTFAQSVSAFDIVGAQRSQAWGPVEVSFGAVRVHTQVTSFLRRLPSGEVIGTHPLDLPQRTLATKAVWWTMPVEFLAHAGVQEQDIPGAAHAAEHAGIGMLPLVATSDRWDIGGVSTALHPDTGLPTILVYDGYPGGAGFAERAFESFRAWLEATLETITSCRCEQGCPACVQSPKCGNGNEPLDKAGAARLLAAVLAHAPAPASGDRSQRAQPQVAG; this is encoded by the coding sequence ATGTCCAGTGATGCTCGCACACCACCCCCCGGACGGCCTCCGTTCGATCCCGTGTCGGTGCTGGCCGGGCTCACGCGGGCCGCGGGCGAGGAGCGGCTGCTGCACGTGCACGAGGTGCCAGCCCGCGCCGCATCCCTTGCGCCATGGCCCGACTGGGTGGATCCCAGCGTGTATGCCGCGTGCGCCGGCGCGGGCGTGACGTCGCTGTGGGAGCACCAACGTGCTGCCGCTGACCTCGCCCATGCTGGCTCGCACGTGGTGATGGCGACCGGCACGGCATCGGGCAAGAGCCTGGGCTACCTGCTGCCGGTGCTGAGCGCGCTCGTGGCGGGCTCGGACGCGCCCACGGGCCGCGGCGCGACGGCGCTGTACCTGTCGCCGACGAAGGCGCTCGCCGCGGACCAGCTCGCACGCATCACGTCGATGGCCGTGCCGGGGGTCCGGGCCGCGACCTACGACGGCGACACCCCGACCGAGGAGCGCCGCTGGATCCGCGACCACGCCCAGCTGGTGCTCACCAACCCGGACCTGGTCCACCATTCGCTCCTGCCCCTGCACGAGCGGTGGGCGCCCTTCCTGCGCGCTCTGCGCTACGTCGTCATCGACGAGTGCCACGTCTACCGCGGCGTCTTCGGGTCACACCTGGCCGCGCTGCTGCGCCGCCTGCGGCGGGTGTGCGCCCGCTACGGCTCGTTCCCCACGTTCGTGCTGGCGTCCGCGACGGTGCGTGACCCGGGGGGCCACGCCAGCCGCCTGGTCGGTCTGCCGGTCGAAGCGGTCACGCGCGACGGCTCCCCGCGCGAGGCCATGACCTTCGCGTTGTGGGAACCCGGCACCCTCTCGGACGGCGAGGGGCGCCGGTCGGCCACCTCCGAGGCCGCCGACCTGCTGGCAGAGCTGGTGGCCCAGCGCGTCCAGACGGTGGCGTTCGCGAGGTCGCGGGCAGGGGTCGAGGCGCTGGCGACCAGCGCCCGCCGGACCCTGTCCGAGAGGGCACCGCACCTCGAAGGGGCCGTCGCGGCATACCGGGGTGGGTACCTGCCCGAAGAGCGACGGGCGCTGGAGCGATCCCTTCGCGACGGATCGCTGGTCGGGCTGGCCGCGACGAACGCGTTGGAGCTGGGCATCGACATCAGCGGCCTCGACGCCGTGCTGCTGGCCGGCTGGCCGGGCACGCGGGCCTCGCTGTGGCAGCAGGCCGGGCGCGCGGGCCGAGCCGGAACCCGCTCGCTGGCGGTCTTCGTGGCGGCGGACGACCCGCTCGACACCTACGTCGTGCACCACCCCGACGTGGTCTTCGGGCAGCCGGTCGAGGCGACCGCGCTCGACCCGGACAACCCCCACGTCCTGGCCCCCCACCTCGCGGCGGCGGCCGCCGAGCTGCCCCTGCGCGAAGCCGACCTGCCGATGTTCGGCCCGTCGGCGGCCGGCCTGCTCGAGGTGCTGGTGGCCCGCGGCATCCTGAGGAGGCGGCCGAACGGGTGGTACTGGGCCCGCACCGACCGAGCCAGCGACCACGTGTCCCTGCGGGGTGCGGGTGAGGTCGTGGGCATCGTCGAACAGCGCACTGGCCGGGTGCTCGGCACCATCGACGAAGCATCAGCGCACTCCCAGGCCCACACCGGAGCCGTGCACGTCCACCAGGGAGACACGTTCGTGGTCACCGAGCTCGACCTCGAGGGCGGGACGGCTTCCGTCGTCCGCGGCGACCCGGGGTGGAGCACCTTCGCCCAGTCCGTCAGTGCGTTCGACATCGTCGGGGCGCAGCGCTCGCAGGCATGGGGGCCGGTGGAAGTGTCGTTCGGCGCGGTGCGGGTGCACACGCAGGTGACGTCCTTCCTGCGACGCCTGCCCAGCGGCGAGGTCATCGGGACGCACCCGCTCGACCTGCCGCAGCGCACGCTGGCCACCAAGGCCGTGTGGTGGACCATGCCGGTGGAGTTCCTCGCGCACGCGGGGGTGCAGGAGCAGGACATCCCGGGGGCGGCGCACGCGGCCGAGCACGCGGGCATCGGGATGCTGCCGCTCGTGGCCACCTCGGACCGCTGGGACATCGGCGGCGTCTCCACCGCGCTGCATCCCGACACCGGACTCCCGACGATCCTGGTCTACGACGGCTACCCGGGCGGGGCGGGTTTCGCCGAGCGGGCCTTCGAGTCGTTCCGCGCGTGGCTGGAGGCGACCCTCGAGACGATCACGTCGTGCCGATGCGAGCAGGGGTGCCCGGCCTGTGTGCAGTCCCCGAAGTGCGGCAACGGCAACGAGCCGCTCGACAAGGCAGGGGCGGCGAGGCTCCTTGCGGCGGTCCTCGCCCACGCTCCTGCACCTGCGTCCGGCGACCGTTCGCAACGGGCACAACCCCAGGTCGCGGGCTAG
- a CDS encoding ABC transporter transmembrane domain-containing protein, whose protein sequence is MTPRAPAMAPDDRRAAIVAATIPLLRDKGRALSTREIAKVSGIAEGTIFRVFDSKDELISACIREAFDTAGLHRELSQIDRSQPLRDRLAAAVGVMQAHLIGIFSLMTVLQATGQRLERPSGHDHAHERQRSTAVIDADFVALIGDDADQLRMPPEKVVGYLRMITLSSVHPMLDSSGSSADELVDVVLEGTLKPATTMRGEPLVLVRIIRDYLRPYRGMIAILVGLQLVGTIASLYLPSLNGRIIDNGVAKGDTGYILGTGGWMLGVSLVQIVATVCATYLGARSAAGLGRDLRAGIFARVGDFSAQEVSRFGAPTLISRNTNDVTQVQQVVFMGAVMMVSAPIMMVGGIIMALREDVGLSWLVAVAVPLLAFSVAMVIRRMIPNFRLMQESVDSVNRVLREQITGIRVVRAFVRENHERQRFAAANTQYTGTALAVGRLMAMVFPIVMLIFNASTVAVLWFGAKRVDAGQMQIGELTAFMSYLMQILMSVMMATFMSMMIPRATVSAGRIVEILDTDSTVVEPSAPVAIPRTGTSVELQDVVFSYPGAAAPVLQGVSLVAEPGRTTAIIGSTGAGKSTLLSLIPRLYDVTGGSVRLGGVDIREAALEDVWSRIGLVPQRPYLFTGTVASNLRYGDSNATDEELWEALRIAQAEDFVRAMPAGLDSLIAQGGTNVSGGQRQRLAIARALVAKPEVFLFDDSFSALDLSTDARLRSALRPVTRHTAVIVVAQRVSTIIDADHIVVLDDGVVVGAGSHDELLATCPTYLEIVESQRSAEEAAA, encoded by the coding sequence GTGACACCTCGCGCCCCCGCCATGGCGCCCGACGACCGTCGGGCAGCGATCGTGGCTGCCACCATCCCGTTGCTGCGCGACAAGGGCAGGGCCCTGAGCACCCGCGAGATCGCCAAGGTGTCCGGTATCGCCGAGGGCACGATCTTCCGGGTGTTCGACAGCAAGGACGAGCTGATCAGCGCCTGCATCCGCGAGGCCTTCGACACCGCCGGGCTGCACCGTGAGCTGAGCCAGATCGACCGCAGTCAACCGCTGCGCGACCGGCTGGCTGCGGCGGTCGGGGTGATGCAGGCCCACCTGATCGGGATCTTCTCGCTGATGACGGTGCTGCAAGCCACGGGTCAGCGGCTGGAGCGCCCGAGTGGCCATGACCATGCGCACGAGCGCCAGCGGTCCACCGCGGTGATCGACGCGGACTTCGTGGCGCTGATCGGCGACGACGCCGACCAGCTGCGGATGCCCCCGGAGAAGGTCGTCGGCTACCTGCGCATGATCACCCTGTCCAGCGTCCATCCCATGCTCGACTCGTCGGGCAGCTCGGCGGACGAGCTCGTCGACGTGGTCCTCGAGGGGACCTTGAAGCCAGCCACCACCATGAGGGGGGAACCACTAGTGCTCGTCAGGATCATCCGCGACTACCTCAGGCCGTATCGAGGCATGATCGCCATCCTCGTCGGCCTCCAGCTGGTCGGCACCATCGCCTCGCTCTACCTGCCCAGCCTCAACGGCCGCATCATCGACAACGGGGTGGCCAAGGGCGACACCGGCTATATCCTGGGCACGGGCGGGTGGATGCTCGGGGTGTCCCTCGTCCAGATCGTGGCGACGGTCTGCGCCACCTACCTCGGCGCGCGGTCCGCCGCCGGGCTCGGTCGCGACCTGCGCGCCGGCATCTTCGCCAGGGTCGGCGACTTCTCGGCCCAGGAGGTGTCGCGGTTCGGTGCCCCGACCCTGATCTCTCGCAACACCAACGACGTCACCCAGGTGCAGCAGGTCGTCTTCATGGGTGCCGTGATGATGGTCTCGGCGCCGATCATGATGGTCGGCGGTATCATCATGGCCCTGCGTGAGGACGTCGGTCTCTCGTGGCTGGTGGCCGTGGCCGTGCCACTGCTCGCCTTCTCGGTCGCCATGGTGATCCGACGGATGATCCCGAACTTCCGACTCATGCAGGAGTCCGTCGACTCGGTCAACCGGGTCCTCCGCGAGCAGATCACCGGCATCCGCGTCGTGCGGGCGTTCGTCCGCGAGAACCACGAACGCCAGCGGTTCGCGGCAGCCAACACCCAGTACACCGGCACCGCGCTCGCCGTCGGCCGGCTGATGGCCATGGTCTTCCCCATCGTCATGCTCATCTTCAACGCCTCGACCGTGGCGGTGCTGTGGTTCGGTGCTAAGCGCGTCGATGCCGGCCAGATGCAGATCGGCGAGCTGACCGCGTTCATGAGCTACCTCATGCAGATCCTCATGTCGGTGATGATGGCGACGTTCATGTCGATGATGATTCCCCGCGCCACGGTCTCGGCTGGACGCATCGTCGAGATCCTCGACACCGACTCGACGGTGGTCGAACCGTCCGCGCCGGTGGCCATTCCGCGCACGGGCACCAGCGTGGAGCTCCAGGATGTCGTCTTCTCCTACCCCGGCGCTGCGGCGCCGGTGCTCCAGGGCGTGTCCCTCGTGGCCGAGCCGGGCAGGACCACGGCGATCATCGGGAGTACCGGTGCGGGCAAGTCGACGCTGCTCTCGCTGATTCCCCGGCTCTACGACGTCACCGGTGGCTCGGTCCGGCTGGGCGGAGTGGACATCCGCGAGGCAGCGCTCGAGGACGTGTGGTCGCGCATCGGGCTGGTCCCGCAGCGGCCCTACCTGTTCACGGGCACGGTCGCTTCCAACCTGCGGTACGGCGACTCGAACGCCACCGACGAGGAGCTCTGGGAGGCGTTGCGCATCGCCCAGGCCGAGGACTTCGTCCGGGCCATGCCCGCCGGTCTCGACTCGCTGATCGCCCAGGGAGGCACCAACGTCTCGGGAGGACAGCGCCAGCGGCTGGCCATCGCCCGGGCCCTGGTGGCCAAGCCCGAGGTGTTCCTCTTCGACGACAGCTTCTCGGCGCTCGACCTGTCCACGGACGCCAGGCTCCGCTCGGCGCTGCGGCCGGTGACCCGGCATACGGCGGTGATCGTGGTCGCGCAACGGGTGTCCACCATCATCGACGCCGACCACATCGTCGTCCTCGACGACGGGGTGGTGGTGGGTGCGGGCAGCCACGACGAGCTGCTCGCGACCTGCCCGACCTACCTCGAGATCGTCGAGTCCCAGCGTTCCGCAGAGGAGGCGGCGGCATGA
- a CDS encoding sodium-translocating pyrophosphatase, whose product MPLTGTNLTLVIVVAAIAVISLAMGVYFRQQVLAADPGTEKMQEIGAAVEEGAQAYLARQFKTLSVFVVLVFGLLLLLPADTMGVRWGRSGFFIVGALFSAAIGYLGMSLAVKANVRVASAARDGNRDFGMRIAFRTGGTVGMATVGLGLLGASVVVLLYKGEAPKVLEGFGFGAALLAMFMRVGGGIFTKAADVGADLVGKVEAGIPEDDPRNAATIADNVGDNVGDCAGMAADLFESYAVTLVAALILGSAAFGTYGLVFPLIVPAIGAVTALVGVFITRVKPGENALKAINRGFYISAAIAAVLSGVAAYVYLPDTFKGLGSSDQTVTVLAGDPRRTAVLAVIIGIVLAAVILWLTGYFTGTDKRPTKDVARTSLTGAATVVLSGIGVGLESAVYTAVIIGGAVYLAFLLGGGSVVLSLFLIALAGCGLLTTVGVIVAMDTFGPVSDNAQGIAEMSGDVDGEGAQILTDLDAVGNTTKAITKGIAIATAVLAATALFGSYSDAWKNTLGPIITGLQAKAQSGALSQADVTAIQRQLSTSFSLEIVTPSTLVGLLLGAAVVFLFSGLAINAVTRAAGAIVFEVRRQFREHPGIMDYTEKPEYGRVVDICTKDSLRELATPGLLAALTPVAIGFGLGIGPLAGFLAGAIGTGCLMAVFLANSGGSWDNAKKIVEDGHHGGKGSAAHEATVIGDTVGDPFKDTAGPAINPLIKVMNLVSVLIAPAIVTLSIGDGKNNVVRYGIAAAALIIVVAAVAVSKTRDLAIGGSDDGTADVASTPDAGAVTAPGVAVDESTDVLEEPANR is encoded by the coding sequence ATGCCGCTGACCGGCACCAATCTCACCCTGGTCATCGTGGTAGCCGCGATCGCGGTCATCTCGCTGGCCATGGGTGTCTATTTCCGCCAACAGGTCCTCGCGGCCGATCCCGGCACCGAGAAGATGCAGGAGATCGGCGCTGCGGTCGAGGAAGGCGCGCAGGCGTACCTCGCTCGGCAGTTCAAGACCCTCAGCGTCTTCGTGGTGCTGGTCTTCGGGCTCCTGCTCCTGCTGCCGGCCGACACCATGGGCGTCCGGTGGGGTCGCTCGGGCTTCTTCATCGTCGGTGCGCTCTTCTCCGCAGCCATCGGCTACCTCGGCATGAGCCTCGCGGTGAAGGCCAACGTGCGTGTCGCCTCGGCCGCCCGTGACGGGAACCGCGACTTCGGCATGCGGATCGCGTTCCGCACCGGCGGCACCGTCGGTATGGCCACGGTCGGCCTGGGTCTGCTGGGCGCGTCGGTCGTCGTCCTTCTCTACAAGGGTGAGGCCCCCAAGGTTCTCGAGGGCTTCGGCTTCGGCGCCGCGCTGCTCGCGATGTTCATGCGCGTCGGCGGTGGCATCTTCACCAAGGCCGCCGACGTGGGCGCCGACCTCGTCGGCAAGGTCGAGGCCGGCATCCCCGAGGATGACCCGCGCAACGCGGCGACCATCGCCGACAACGTCGGCGACAATGTGGGCGACTGCGCCGGCATGGCCGCCGACCTCTTCGAGTCGTATGCCGTGACCTTGGTGGCCGCCCTCATCCTGGGTTCGGCCGCCTTCGGCACCTATGGGCTCGTCTTCCCGCTGATCGTCCCGGCGATCGGCGCGGTGACCGCGCTCGTCGGCGTCTTCATCACCCGGGTCAAGCCCGGTGAGAACGCGCTGAAGGCCATCAACCGCGGCTTCTACATCTCGGCAGCCATCGCCGCGGTGCTGTCGGGCGTGGCGGCATACGTCTACCTGCCCGACACCTTCAAGGGTCTGGGCTCGAGCGACCAGACGGTCACCGTGCTCGCGGGCGACCCGCGCCGCACCGCCGTGCTGGCCGTGATCATCGGCATCGTGCTCGCTGCGGTGATCCTCTGGCTGACCGGTTACTTCACGGGCACCGACAAGCGCCCGACCAAGGACGTGGCTCGCACCTCCCTGACCGGCGCGGCCACCGTCGTGCTGTCGGGCATCGGGGTCGGCCTCGAGTCGGCGGTCTACACCGCCGTCATCATCGGTGGCGCGGTCTACCTCGCCTTCCTGCTCGGTGGCGGGTCGGTCGTCCTGTCGCTGTTCCTCATCGCGCTGGCCGGCTGCGGGCTGCTCACCACGGTGGGCGTCATCGTGGCGATGGACACCTTCGGACCGGTGTCCGACAACGCCCAGGGCATCGCCGAGATGTCCGGCGACGTCGACGGCGAGGGCGCACAGATCCTCACCGACCTCGACGCCGTCGGCAACACCACCAAGGCCATCACCAAGGGAATCGCCATCGCCACCGCCGTGCTCGCGGCGACGGCGCTGTTCGGCTCCTACTCGGACGCGTGGAAGAACACCCTCGGCCCGATCATCACGGGCCTTCAGGCCAAGGCCCAGAGTGGCGCGCTCTCGCAGGCTGACGTGACCGCGATCCAGCGCCAGCTGTCGACCTCGTTCAGCCTCGAGATCGTCACGCCGAGCACCCTGGTCGGGCTGCTCCTCGGCGCCGCGGTGGTCTTCCTGTTCTCGGGCCTGGCCATCAACGCCGTGACCCGCGCCGCAGGGGCGATCGTGTTCGAGGTGCGCCGCCAGTTCCGCGAGCACCCGGGCATCATGGACTACACCGAGAAGCCCGAGTACGGCCGCGTCGTCGACATCTGCACCAAGGACTCGCTGCGCGAGCTCGCGACGCCTGGCCTGCTGGCGGCGCTGACCCCCGTGGCCATCGGTTTCGGCCTCGGCATCGGCCCGCTCGCCGGCTTCCTGGCCGGTGCCATCGGCACGGGCTGCCTCATGGCGGTGTTCCTGGCCAACTCCGGTGGCTCGTGGGACAACGCGAAGAAGATCGTCGAGGACGGCCACCACGGCGGTAAGGGGAGCGCCGCCCACGAGGCGACGGTCATCGGCGACACCGTGGGTGACCCCTTCAAGGACACCGCAGGCCCGGCGATCAACCCGCTGATCAAGGTGATGAACCTCGTCTCCGTGCTCATCGCGCCGGCCATCGTGACCTTGTCGATCGGGGACGGCAAGAACAACGTGGTCCGCTACGGCATCGCTGCTGCGGCGCTCATCATCGTCGTCGCCGCGGTCGCCGTGTCCAAGACGCGCGACCTGGCCATCGGTGGCAGCGACGACGGCACAGCGGACGTCGCCTCGACGCCTGACGCGGGGGCTGTCACCGCGCCGGGTGTGGCGGTCGACGAGTCGACCGACGTGCTCGAGGAGCCCGCGAACCGCTAG
- a CDS encoding class I SAM-dependent methyltransferase, whose product MSTPTPVTDPDLVARLRTDLERAPYTVEAVDALLGPLAQAALGREQALPAQRVTADVGTPLATLVRLFGLGDAVDAEDLERALPTLGISGATALGLVREQGPGVVATCDLRPYGDDGHSWWVASDLSELATRAPLHPDHVLGIGGASTTLASWTPRPPVDRALDLGTGCGVQALHLGSHARHITVTDISTRALAFARFNAALNGCDWEIVEGSMLDPVAGQRFELIVSNPPFVITPRSPEVPMFEYRDGGQAGDAVVADLVRSIGDHLEPGGIAQFLGNWEVVGDADWHERVRGWVADTGLDAWVIQRELQDPAQYAETWSRDGGHHSATAEFAAMYAAWLDDFASRGVTAIGFGVITLQRPAGERAPFVDLTEVAGPVAAPMGPHVLAGVRARTWLAEHDDDELLETAWSCAPDVTEERHGRPGEEDQAVILLRQGGGLRRTVRLDTAGAALVSVCDGSLPAGAAITAIAELLAVDAAALRAQLVPLMRGLVADGLLV is encoded by the coding sequence ATGAGCACCCCGACCCCGGTCACCGATCCCGACCTCGTCGCCCGGCTGCGGACCGACCTCGAGCGCGCGCCGTACACCGTCGAGGCGGTGGACGCACTCCTCGGACCGCTCGCCCAGGCGGCGCTCGGCCGCGAGCAGGCGCTGCCCGCCCAACGGGTCACCGCAGACGTGGGCACCCCGCTGGCGACCCTGGTGCGGCTGTTCGGGCTGGGCGACGCCGTCGACGCAGAGGACCTCGAGCGCGCCCTGCCCACCCTGGGGATCAGTGGTGCGACCGCCCTGGGCCTCGTGCGTGAGCAGGGGCCCGGCGTCGTCGCGACCTGCGACCTGCGGCCCTACGGCGATGACGGCCATTCCTGGTGGGTGGCCTCCGACCTCTCCGAGCTGGCGACCCGGGCCCCACTCCACCCGGACCACGTCCTCGGCATCGGGGGAGCCTCGACCACGCTGGCGTCGTGGACGCCTCGGCCACCGGTCGACCGGGCCCTCGACCTCGGCACCGGCTGTGGCGTCCAGGCCCTGCACCTCGGCTCCCACGCTCGCCATATCACGGTCACCGACATCTCGACCCGAGCCCTGGCCTTCGCCCGCTTCAACGCTGCGCTCAACGGCTGCGACTGGGAGATCGTCGAGGGCTCGATGCTGGATCCCGTTGCGGGCCAACGGTTCGAGCTCATCGTCAGCAACCCTCCGTTCGTCATCACCCCGCGCTCGCCCGAGGTGCCGATGTTCGAGTACCGCGACGGCGGTCAGGCGGGTGACGCCGTGGTCGCTGATCTGGTGCGCTCGATCGGTGACCACCTCGAGCCCGGCGGCATCGCACAGTTCCTCGGCAACTGGGAGGTCGTCGGCGACGCCGACTGGCACGAGCGGGTGCGCGGATGGGTGGCCGACACCGGCCTCGACGCCTGGGTCATCCAGCGCGAGCTGCAGGACCCGGCGCAGTACGCCGAGACCTGGTCCCGCGATGGCGGTCACCACAGCGCCACCGCCGAGTTCGCCGCCATGTATGCCGCGTGGCTCGACGACTTCGCCTCGCGTGGCGTGACCGCCATCGGGTTCGGCGTGATCACGCTGCAGCGGCCGGCGGGCGAGCGGGCGCCGTTCGTGGACCTGACCGAAGTGGCGGGTCCGGTGGCGGCGCCGATGGGTCCACACGTGCTGGCTGGTGTGCGGGCGCGGACCTGGCTGGCCGAACACGACGACGACGAGCTCCTCGAGACCGCCTGGTCGTGTGCCCCCGATGTCACCGAGGAGCGCCATGGGCGGCCAGGGGAGGAGGATCAGGCGGTCATCCTGCTCCGACAGGGCGGTGGGCTGCGGCGAACCGTACGGCTCGACACGGCCGGCGCGGCCCTGGTCAGCGTCTGCGACGGCAGCCTGCCTGCTGGCGCTGCGATCACCGCAATCGCGGAACTCCTCGCGGTCGACGCCGCCGCGCTCCGGGCTCAGCTGGTGCCGCTGATGCGCGGGCTCGTGGCCGACGGCCTGCTCGTGTGA
- a CDS encoding anti-sigma factor antagonist — translation MDLSVSSTEQGAVTVVHVAGEIDVYTAPLLREVLDKQVAAGRTSLVVDLEKVTFMDSTGLGVLVGRLKLVRGQNGALRIVSAQERILKVFKITGLDKVFHIYPTVDEAVEASDSNSV, via the coding sequence GTGGATCTTTCGGTCTCCAGCACCGAGCAGGGCGCAGTCACCGTCGTCCACGTGGCCGGCGAGATCGACGTCTACACGGCGCCCCTGCTGCGCGAGGTACTCGACAAGCAGGTCGCGGCCGGGCGCACGAGTCTGGTCGTCGACCTCGAGAAGGTCACGTTCATGGACTCCACCGGCCTGGGGGTCCTCGTCGGTCGGCTCAAGCTCGTCCGGGGCCAGAACGGCGCGCTGCGCATCGTCAGCGCCCAGGAGCGCATCCTCAAGGTCTTCAAGATCACGGGGCTCGACAAGGTCTTCCACATCTATCCGACCGTCGACGAAGCCGTTGAGGCCTCGGACTCGAATTCTGTGTAA